TCTTTAGAAAATTCATCCTCCAACAAATCCAATAAGTGTGCAAAACCTTTCTCAATATCATGAACATCATTAATAAACTGGTAAAGtaggttttttttcaataataaccAATTTAAAAACGATAAAATATCCTCTTTTCCCAATCGTTTCTCGTTAACCAAATCTGGAATCGCCAAAGCAGCGTTCTCCAAATCATCATAAAACTGAATTAGCAATGCTTCTGATATACTAGTAGTTTCCTCATCCAATGAGTTGCAATCCTTGATTAAATATAACGTATCGTGAATTCTTTCCAAGCGTTCGCAAAAACTTTCTTGTAAGTCACACCCAATGGTCACAGTTTTGGTTCCATCATTATTCATGGCAGCACCGCCGAAATCCATAAGGACTTTACGGATAAAAATACGTGTAGCCTCATTAAACTCTGTTATTGTTTCAAAGTTATTTGTTTACGCTACCGAATTCACCGGTTCGGGTAATACTGTACTATTTGGTATTAAAGTTGTATTATTTATTGAGGTGTATGAGAATATAAGAATGGGTATATATGCGATGTGGATAAACTCATGGTTGTGGGGTGAGTTTAATTGGATTAGCCTCCTTCGCCGCGTCCTTCAAGAGATGTTCGACagattcttcaatattttctgAATTTTTGTCCTTTACCTCTAAAGATTGGTTATTGCTGTCATTATCATGATTATTATGACTATTGTCATCATCTTGCTTGTTCTGTTGATCGTGTTTCTCACCTTCGTTtgtatcttctttttcctcGACCTTCTCTATTTGCAACTGTTGATCAGATGGTCCAGGGGCGGCTCTTTCATTGAGCAGCTGCGATAAAGCACTTGTTGAATTTGCGTacaattctttgaattttccCATTTCTACAACTGATCCGTCATGTCCAAGAACAATAACATTTTCTGATCTTCTGATAGTACTCAATCTGTGCGCAATACTGACTATAGTCATcgattttgatttcattaaTTGACCAAACGTATAGTTAATGGCTCCTTCACTTTCAACATCCAAAGCTGATGTAGCTTCATCAAGGATCAAAATGGTTGGCTTCTTGATTAGAGCTCTTGCAATAGCGATACGCTGCTTTTGTCCACCGCTCAGTAAGGTGCCATGAGGACCAATGACAGTATCGTATGTATTCGGAAACTTTGTAATGAAATTATGACAAAAGCATTGCTTTGCTACCGATCTAATTTCTTCCTTTGTTGGCGTGTATGTCAACCCATAAGTTATATTGTCTCGAATAGTTCCTGACATAAGCACAGGCTCTTGCTGAACTATACCAATTTGCCTTCTTAAGGATTTACAATTAAGTTTAGTAATATCTTGATTATCTATCATGATAGTTCCTGTTGTAGGATTATAATATCTTAATAGTAAGAGTGCAATTGTAGATTTACCGCGACCCGAGGGGCCTACAATGCAAACGCTCGAGCCTGGTGCAATTTTAAAATTCAAACTCTTGAATATTTGAACGGAAGGCCGTGTGGGATAACTAAATGAAACGTCTTTGAATTCGATAACACCGCGTTCTGGTTGATATTTGTGACCAACCGTGGGAGAAATAGAGGGTTTCCTATCTGTCAATTCAAATAACCTGGAGGCGGCACCAGCTCCCTGCATAATTTCAGAATAAAAGGTAGAGAGACCGAATACCGCATTACCTGTGTATTCTGTATACAGCATAAATGCAGTAAGATCACCGATGGAGAGCTGTGATTGTAAAACGAGATAGGAACCATATGCAAGAACCGTTAAGAAACTTAGATCACCCAAGAGACTAGTCGTAGTGAAAAACTTTGCATTAGTAAAAGCCGCAGTTTTGCccacttgaaaaatatctCTAATTGCAACATTATATCTGGATAATTCATTACCTTCAGCAACGAACGACTGGACGGTCTTTATACCAGAGAGTTGTTCTTCAGCGACTCTAGTCAATTGTCCAGTAGCTTCTTGAAGATCTTTGGAGGTGTTTCTGATCTGCTTTCCGAATACTGAAGCACTGAAAAGAACCGGAGGGGTAAAGAACAGCaacaatattgataattgGGGCGACAAGGAACACATCATCCCCACACCAACAATACCACAAATGAGTGCTTTCACCCCATCCGAGACCTTTTGAGTCATTGATCTGGAAACAACATACGCATCTGACCCTAAACGTGAAATCAAATCTCCAACTTTATGGTTGTCAAAGAATTCAGCATCCTGATGAAGTGTCTTTTTGATGACATGTGCCCTCAGACGTGCGACAACACGTTCACTTAATATTCTTAATAATATGAATCTACCGAAGTTAGCAGCACAACCAATAAGTAAGGCAACAGTaaagaaggaaagaaacTCATACAAgggtaaagaaaaaataggtattttcaaatcaaagaaatctGAGCCAGATGACGTCTTGAGGGTGTCAAGGACAATACCTATGACTTTGGGAATAGACATTCCTATAGAACATGATATAGTTAAAAGAAGTATAGCAGTGAGAAGCAGTTTCCAGTCCCGTTTTGCTAACATAAACAACCGTATTATATCTTTATAGTCATCTGTTTTGGATTGCTCCGTTGAATGAGCTGACTTTGATGATCCTTTAGATGTTGAAGAGACTGAAGGCAGAGGCGCCTGCAGTTTTGTTTTGGATGAAATGTACCTGAAGGATGATAAGATTAGTGTTTTGCCAATTATAGGAGACCGTGTGTGCAACGGATTGATAAGAATGAGCTGTGATGAAGAATGAGTGACTAATGATCGAAACCTCATGAATGGCAGTTTAGTCATTCGGGGACGAGACAACATATTCCTGTATAGGCCCAGTCGCAATAGCGGTAAACGACTATTTAACATTGCAGTTGGCGATGGTGGGacatatatttctttcccTTTTAAGACAACGATACATAATTTATGTCACTCTTCAAAGCTCTTAGAAACAGTTAGCCGTTACTATTATTGTAGTCATTATTGAGTTTCCCGTATAAAAGTATGTAGTTTTCATACATATTTGCTAGAATATTTAAAATGTATATCAGCGTGTATAAAGAGCTGTAGTTCTAGGAAGCATATAACTATTTCGTTATTGGAGTGGGTTCAGAAGCAGCGGCACCATTCTTATACTGGGTATAAAATGCATCTGTTTTCGATCTACTGAGGACACTAGCGGTTTGTAATTCAGTCTTTAACGAAGAACGGATAGCTTTTGCGGCCACGTTCAAATATGCAGCATATGATATACCAGCTTTTCTCCAGGCAGACATTTTTTGATTGCAGTCGTAACTAGTTGTTTTTATTCGTTTGAAATTGTAACTACTGTGAATTGCTTATTAGAAGTGCTTActtgtattatttttaatttattatatGAAAAAGGGGAGGATCAAATATCATTGGTTCGTATAAAAGTATTTTTAATAAGGCGTTCTGATAAACTTATTTGAATCACCAAGTCAATAAGTAAGTATTCTACGTTTGCCCAAATTAAAGTATTATCTAATAGGGATAGCTTAATTTCTCAATAGAAAGACGCCTTGGTAAGAAGTTGCTATtagttttccttttatttgACGGACCGGAGAACTAAAGCATAAAAGTAAGAAATTTACCTCTTCGATCAAAGGAATCATACTAGTTCTTCGTTTCCTCTGAGAGGTACCAACTAGCTTTTTGACAGTCCTTTCTGTATGTTCTCTTCAGTTAGACCCCTTTTCTAAGTGCCCTTACTTGCCGCTACTGACGTCTAGCAGTGAAGTACGCTCTTGAAAACCAGTACCATACTCAAAATGACATTCTTAGCTGAGTACTTCATTACTATGGGTTTAA
The DNA window shown above is from Saccharomyces mikatae IFO 1815 strain IFO1815 genome assembly, chromosome: 6 and carries:
- the MDL2 gene encoding ATP-binding cassette permease MDL2 (similar to Saccharomyces cerevisiae MDL2 (YPL270W); ancestral locus Anc_6.5): MLNSRLPLLRLGLYRNMLSRPRMTKLPFMRFRSLVTHSSSQLILINPLHTRSPIIGKTLILSSFRYISSKTKLQAPLPSVSSTSKGSSKSAHSTEQSKTDDYKDIIRLFMLAKRDWKLLLTAILLLTISCSIGMSIPKVIGIVLDTLKTSSGSDFFDLKIPIFSLPLYEFLSFFTVALLIGCAANFGRFILLRILSERVVARLRAHVIKKTLHQDAEFFDNHKVGDLISRLGSDAYVVSRSMTQKVSDGVKALICGIVGVGMMCSLSPQLSILLLFFTPPVLFSASVFGKQIRNTSKDLQEATGQLTRVAEEQLSGIKTVQSFVAEGNELSRYNVAIRDIFQVGKTAAFTNAKFFTTTSLLGDLSFLTVLAYGSYLVLQSQLSIGDLTAFMLYTEYTGNAVFGLSTFYSEIMQGAGAASRLFELTDRKPSISPTVGHKYQPERGVIEFKDVSFSYPTRPSVQIFKSLNFKIAPGSSVCIVGPSGRGKSTIALLLLRYYNPTTGTIMIDNQDITKLNCKSLRRQIGIVQQEPVLMSGTIRDNITYGLTYTPTKEEIRSVAKQCFCHNFITKFPNTYDTVIGPHGTLLSGGQKQRIAIARALIKKPTILILDEATSALDVESEGAINYTFGQLMKSKSMTIVSIAHRLSTIRRSENVIVLGHDGSVVEMGKFKELYANSTSALSQLLNERAAPGPSDQQLQIEKVEEKEDTNEGEKHDQQNKQDDDNSHNNHDNDSNNQSLEVKDKNSENIEESVEHLLKDAAKEANPIKLTPQP
- the ATP15 gene encoding F1F0 ATP synthase subunit epsilon (similar to Saccharomyces cerevisiae ATP15 (YPL271W); ancestral locus Anc_6.6), coding for MSAWRKAGISYAAYLNVAAKAIRSSLKTELQTASVLSRSKTDAFYTQYKNGAAASEPTPITK